GAGTAATGATCCCGAAGACGCCTTGCTGTTATctccaggggaggaggaggaggaggaggaggaggaagaggaagaggaggaagaggaagaggaagagggacagtccaaggaaacattaaaaagaacatCCAAGGCCCAGTTCCAGTGTAACAAGTGCCAGCGGACGTTCCACTATGAGAGAAGCTACCTGAAACACATCAGGTAGGACAAAATACTGCTTCTGAGTTCAAGTTATTGATTGTGATGATCCCATAGTTCCCAACGTGTACCAACTAAATCTTGTattccagttttttttccaaaccacCACCATATGACAGGACTAGTTTCAGGGAAGCAAATATCCAGCAGCGAGGTTAGCACCCAGGTGCTTGCAACCTCATTATCACATGTTTTTGTTGGTCTTATGGTGTGCACACTCCATGCTGTTAACTCTACTTTTCTCCGGTGTGCACTGTTCCAATGTCACACCGCTAATTATGGTGAGAAACTAAATTATCTAGTAGGCTTTTGGTCTTACTTTGAAAGCTATCTTGTCACTACAGCGGTGCCTGTGTCATAATAAAACCGTAACTAACTGTGTCACTCTCCTgatgtatttaaaaaacaaaactaggTGGACATATGTGTTCTAACAACTCTTCTGTGATAGTGACCACACTAGTGTCCACAGTGTTACAATAAGTGGTCAAAGTAAACCCTGTCTCTTAATAGTCTGATCATAACGTAAAAGGTCATAATGTGAGTTACTGAATCCTGACTCGCCTGGTAATTTTCTGTGTTgaatacatattatatataatattttattttattttacatgattttatttcatttttccccAGTTCTGCTAGTGACAGCAGCACTGTGCCAccacagctctacagtaactCTTTAAGGGCAAATTCCTCTCTAAAGCTGCAGCTATGTGCTTCTTAtcatgatggatgaatgaaaaatatctGATGTGTTCTGATGTTGCTCTAATCTGTGATTGGCCAGTACGTACCATGGAGTGAAAGCAGATGTCATCTATCGCTGTGAGACCTGCCAGCAAACTTTTGCAAATCGCAGCAACCTGAAGATCCATGAGAAGCATGTGCACAGTAATGAGAGGCTTTTTATCTGTGACTCCTGCACAAAGACCTTCAAACGAAAGAAGGATGTTGTCCGCCATCAAAGACAGGTGatgaataatgatgatgatgaacaataaaatgaatataatataagatGTAAATATGACAATAATGATATTCCAAAGTCACATTTATCCTCGTAACTTTTTCCTGATTTCCGTCTTACATTCCTGCTGCTTCTCAGGTCCATGAACGCAACAATCTTCGACACGTCTGCCCTGACTGCGGAAAGGCCCTCAGCTCCAAAACTGCCCTGTTGTTGCatgagaggacacacacaggtgcaaaGCCTTTTGAGTGCACCGACTGTGGAGCCAGATTCACCCAGAACTCTGCCCTCAAGATGCACCGCAGGTACAAAACTCACTGATGACGGCTGGTGGATTTATCCTTAACTGGAACTGGGTTTGTGGGCAGTAGATGTTAAAGACAGGTTTATAGTGATGAGGAAGAATGTAAGCTGAGCGAGTAATcaacataaaaataatgtatgtgCAGTATATGTACAGAATAAATGAGAgttaaattctgttttattatgtgtaggactcacacaggagagaagccGTTTGCATGTGATGAGTGTGATGCCCGGTTCACTCAGAAGCACATGCTGGCTTATCATAAGCGATCGCACACAGGTAAGAGTGATATAATTCCACCACCATTTCTATTCTGCATCGTCACCTTGAGTTTTACTGGAGAGTTTGAGCCCATTAATCCTATCACTGTTGACAAGATTTTAGAAAGTGGGCCTTGAGGGCTGCACCCAATGAAAGCGTTATCTACGTTCTGCCAGACCCAAAGTGGAAAGAttattcttttgttgttttctttcctgctAGGTGAGAAACCCTTCATGTGCGAGGCCTGTGGGAAAAGCTTTGCCTCTAAAGAATACCTGAGACACCACTCAAACATTCACACCGGATCCAAGCCTTACAAATGTGAGCAGTGTGGTCGAGGCTTTGCTCAGAGGAATTCCCTCCACCAGcatctgaaaatacacacaggtaATTTTGACACTGTTATTCCTCACTGTTCCCCTCTGTTTAAAATGACCTATAActtgtgtgtttccttgtgTTCCCTCTGTGTTAGGTGAGCGTCCTTACAGCTGTAAAGACTGTGACAAGCAGTTCACCCAGCTCAACGCCCTCCAGAGACACCAACGTATTCACACGGGAGAGAAGCCCTACATGTGTGGTCTTTGTAGACGCACCTTCACAGACAAGTCCACCCTTCGCAGGCACACTACGGTGAGCAGGGCTTATCTTAGTGACAGCTACCAGAAAGTGCATTTTCAActgttttatttaactttgGCAAGACCAAAGTACCTATGATCAAAAAAGGAGCATTGTTAAGGGCATTTGGCAACCAATGTGTGTTTATGACCTGATATCTCGTGTTTGAATAACATTGAGTCATCAGACTCCTGTGAAAATAACCTGAGCTCTTTTGGCATTCAGATTCATGACTCAGATGCTCCCTGGAAAACCTACCTTGTGGTGCTGGAGGGAAATGTGGAGGACAAGAAACCCAAAACTCCCACtaagggaaaaacagaaaaagcaggaGCAGGCGAGAGAAAGAGCTCAGTTAGAAAAAGTGGCACTAGTGgcactggtgctgctgctgatgctgggAAAATCCACACTGACTCCATCATGGTGCCGGCTGAGCCAGTCACCATCCCGTCTGAATGGACCACTCATGGGGCCATTGCTCTGGTCAGCCACGGCACCCTCGGCGGGATCACCGTCATCCACACTGAGATGCCACCTGGGACCCAGATCCAGCCCATCGTCAGCACCGACAGCACAGGAGCCAGCGTCATTTCCATAGATGGATCCGCCATCCCTGTCCCCTTCTCTATACCAGTGTCTATGGCCCACACCATCCCCTTGTCCTCTGAGGCATCCtccatgtctctgtctgtcccctctctctcaGTTCAAAACACGTTGGCATCAGTCTCAGAGATCCCAACTGTGTCCACATCATCTGTCCTGgaagctgctgcttcacagacCATTTTGGCTAAGGCCACTTCGGATATGGACATTTTGCATCCCAACATTCACACTGTGATTGTGCAGGACAAGGTTtctgaaaaagaacaaaaagatgCTGTCCCATGTGATGGAGAGCAGAGGACAGCAGATGACCCCTTAGTTGAGCCTGAAGCAGCCTCAGCAGAAGATGCTGTGTAGAGAATGCATGTAAATATGAAGAATTGTATCTGGGTGTTGGGAATTTAAAATCCAATTTTCAGTCCctctgttaatgttttttatgtttatacATTGGCTTTGTAGTCTTTGTATGTTTGCCCTGACCATGTGGTGTTTCATCAGTACTATGATCTAATCTAAGTCCAGTGTTTGATCGACTGACTTGGGTGTGatgttcagtgtttctcacaTCTTTTGCGGTGTCAAGGTATTTATTAAAATCAGAACAATCTGCTGTGCTTTAGGCAGGCTAAGGCATAATAAAAGGTATAATTAAGCAATTAAATAATACTGTACATCTTTGATATAGTGACATGTGGCACAGATCATATTGAATACAAATCAAATGAAGGTGATTGTTAAACATCACATCGGGTTCAGTACATTTTACCAATCAGTATCAGACATCTGGTTCCCATACATCATGTACTGCAGGAGTTTAACTTTGATGTTCTGTGTGGTGTTTGGGAACCTCGTCAGAAGTCCTTGGCAGCTGCAGAACCCCAGTGAATCCTAAAGTAGCTTTCCATACACCTCTGGAATAACGGCATGCTTTTTGTAACGCTGCTCATGATTTATGTTGGTCTGATTGTAAATGAAGTATCATGAATCCTTCACAATTGTGGCGCGTTTCTCTCTTTGCAACTATTTCcatgtgttttaaactgtttgtgTTCAGCAGGTTCCTGCATAACAGCCTCCAATTGCCTCCAATAACATGaagtttttttctaaatgttaaaCAGAACCTCTGAAATTTGGAATTTTTAACAGACTGAAAAATTATTCAATTAGTTGTATTACTCTTTTCAAATGGGTTTTATgtgaaaagtaaatgtaatgtaatctttCACTAATAACAAATTTCAGtcaattagcatgaaaacaatattgttAATTTGGACATTTGCTAAGAGGTTAGTTAGGCTGAGAAAAGGCACATTCAACATAATGTAGACACTTGATTACTGTTGCGTACTGAAATGATGCAGTAACGCCAACACCATTACACTGTAACAGATCATTGATTACatggattgattttttttaaaatttatttacaACCCTAACAAGCTCCATTAATGAAATGGTCATGTTTTGTGGTGGAATCAGTATAATGTGATAATGTAGTATCAGGTTAGTGTCTGACAGGGCAGCAGACATGATACACACAGGAAAGAGGAATAAAATGTATACATCAATACAAACAATAGCAACAAATACTCTATTAAATCATCTTCTAAATATAACTCACATTGtctttaatacatttaaatggaatcataaaaaaaaatacaaattcagCCAGCCTACTTACCCATCTATTTTATTAACTCCTGGAATAATAAAGGTAACATATGACACAATgctaaataaatcaatttataCAGGTTTTTGCACAACTGGAAACATGTTCAACACTGGAACTGCCCTAAACTTGGAAAATCTTCAAGTGAATATTTGTGTGTAGGTCATTTAAAGTACACTTGCACTCCTCTTCAAGCTGTTTCCTATCTTGTATTAAATTTCTGATGGTACAGGTTGTGTAACGGTCGGTGTGACAGACTgtaatcaattcattgttgaCCATGAAAATGAGTTAATATCAGTCCTGGAACATTATGAGAAAATGTCCTACTTTAAAACTTCATACCACAGAAATGTTGGATTATGTACCTGAAAGATGATTTAAAGGCAAATCAATGTTTACTGCAGAGAGCACTGCTGTGTGATAGGTAAGGTCAAAGGCAGGACAGCACAGCTGGGATATAATATCTTTATTTTCGTCCATTCGCACAAGCATACAGATCATATCCAAGGTCCATTGTCATTCCACCTGGAAGAAGCTGGATACTCAGGGCGACTGACCCTTTTGTAAAAACTTTGGTCTGGCTCACACTAGTGAATGTAACACAACACTAAACTATACACAGTGACATGCTTAGCGACTGGCCATTTGGAAGGCGCACTGCAGTGGTAAACCTTCAATGATAAATTCACATCACGACACAGCATGAGATGAGCGACTAATGATGCAGATTACATCCCTGGAAATAAGGAGTAAGAGTTTCCATGTCAGTGCTTTGGGttgaaaaacacacttttcacaGGCAAACTATAAACCACAGCTTACAGATTCAAACATTCCAAGTATCATGAATAAATCTTAATGATAAATAACCCTAAAGTATAAGTACCAATGTGTATGTTTCTTTttagttacaaatgtttaacaGTCTACACTTGGTGCATATCATTGCCCTTGATTGACTTTAGTTTGATCCCATCTCGTCTACTTCGACACAAAAGAAATTAAGATAACGGTACATTTTTGAAATCCATACACGCCATGATCTTATGTAcaacaaactgaaacatttaaataatctgttttaaatatataacaaactagattaaaaaaaacaagctgcatTTGACTAAGAAACAATAATTGTACAAAACATGCTTGTTGTCAATACTTACATCAGTTTCAATACAATATACCGCTCTGAAATCCTCCAGGACAGACTTCAACAGAATAGGTATGCAGCAATCCTCTAGACAGAGGTGAGGGCGAGAGGATTTACATTCTGACTAGCTTCAGATATTCTCGTTAGGAAAGCAGAGATAGTGGTCTGACAGTGTAGCAGTGAGCAGTGGAATATTCAAAATCATCGGCAGATACTCGTCTCCAGATGCTGTACACAGTGAGGTGAatcaaagagtgtgtgtttgtgtgtgtgtgtgtctgtgtgatagCATGCGTGATGGATTTGTCCCTCTGTGCTGCATTTCTAGCCGTGGgctttctttcatttcagatCCCCTTCGTCACCCTGGATGGTCTTTTTGATGCGCAGCAGAAGGGTTGTGTGCCACTGGTCCAGGCGTGAGATCGAGTCGAACTCTTTTACCTGCACACAGAAAATTTGGATTGCTGTTTGAAGGTTCTGCTCACTTGTGTATAGTGTATAGTTTAGTTAGGTTCAGGACCAGCATTTCAtgtataaacaaacaaacccattAACATTGTGATGCAttcctccaaacctctgacatgAAAATCGCACAAAACAGACAGTAGACGAGGACTCTTCCCTCTCTGACTTTGAGTTAACTTTGAGAAGTCTTTAAGGAGCTCATCTATATTTGGTTACACTGATGCATCAGTCTGAACCAgttccacataaacacacagtcctGGGAGACTTAGTGGATACCGGAGATCCAGCCTTCAACTTTCTTGAACACACAAGGGATCCAACGAGACTACAAGAGCTGAAGCAGTGGGATTCCTGCGCTCACCAAAAGCACTGTTTTAAAACCTGAGAACTTTCTTTGTGTATACAAGACTTACCGCCTCTGTGAAAGCCTCGCTGTTCTGTTCCTCATGGGCCTCAAGAAGTTTCtgttaagacaaaaaaaaataaaaaatgttggtGACTCAGAGAAACTGAATAGATTAAGGGGGGAAAAAGTAAGCTATCAGATTCAGACTTCTTAGCAGAGAGTTACCTTCAACAGCTTGCATTCTCGAGAGTCTGAGAAAGCTGGGAACATCTCCTCGTATTTTTCAACAGCAATCTGTGGAGACATGGCGTGTTAAAATTCTACCACCACTCCCCCTTTCCAAATCCTGAGGCTGAACCACGCAAATATAAACTCACCTTAGCGTTGAGCTCGTCGACAAGGAAGTGACAGAGGGAGGCTTTGAAGAAATACTCTTTGGCGCTGTATTTCAGCAGTGGGTTGTCCATCGTGTTGGCTCCGACCTGGACACATTCAAATCGCACAAATATCACTGTCAGCATCACCAAGTCATTGTTGACTGAGAAAGTGCAAGcatgacacacaaatacagctgCACACACCTGCTCGTAGATCTCAATGGCCTTCTGGTACTGCTCCAGCTGAGCACAGTAACCCCCCACCTTCAGCAGACACTTGTTGGCAGAactaaagaaacacacagctcaATATTTTTGCAAACAATAAGAGCTGTATATTCAGAATATATCAATTTATCTGTTGTTTCCAAGAGTTTGAAGTGTGCATGCAACTCAGTAAACGTGTG
Above is a genomic segment from Pempheris klunzingeri isolate RE-2024b chromosome 18, fPemKlu1.hap1, whole genome shotgun sequence containing:
- the gzf1 gene encoding GDNF-inducible zinc finger protein 1, which codes for MKGCHFSDLTQHRSIMGVKVIQLTSKSHHENILASLHQLRLQGQLSDVTVQVDYQGDVQEFQAHQVMLAASSGYFKKILLSQDATQDKLLLSNMHFNDFSKFLEFVYTGKVEVARDKIGDVQAAAQFLDCEDLSEVCSEAMSAGILQKPTTTASASEVVDQDDLHGAKKEKRTIGKKQPKSLFMKRRLSPQSPEKELISKRVKAKKAVSDERRQGGELKLRLAGRKVLQRRLNAKKEASYNENQVSNEDTEEYEDRTEAEIQPENQPEKGDESLLGMPTSDVDDWECEEDVQSNDPEDALLLSPGEEEEEEEEEEEEEEEEEEEGQSKETLKRTSKAQFQCNKCQRTFHYERSYLKHISTYHGVKADVIYRCETCQQTFANRSNLKIHEKHVHSNERLFICDSCTKTFKRKKDVVRHQRQVHERNNLRHVCPDCGKALSSKTALLLHERTHTGAKPFECTDCGARFTQNSALKMHRRTHTGEKPFACDECDARFTQKHMLAYHKRSHTGEKPFMCEACGKSFASKEYLRHHSNIHTGSKPYKCEQCGRGFAQRNSLHQHLKIHTGERPYSCKDCDKQFTQLNALQRHQRIHTGEKPYMCGLCRRTFTDKSTLRRHTTIHDSDAPWKTYLVVLEGNVEDKKPKTPTKGKTEKAGAGERKSSVRKSGTSGTGAAADAGKIHTDSIMVPAEPVTIPSEWTTHGAIALVSHGTLGGITVIHTEMPPGTQIQPIVSTDSTGASVISIDGSAIPVPFSIPVSMAHTIPLSSEASSMSLSVPSLSVQNTLASVSEIPTVSTSSVLEAAASQTILAKATSDMDILHPNIHTVIVQDKVSEKEQKDAVPCDGEQRTADDPLVEPEAASAEDAV